One Lytechinus pictus isolate F3 Inbred chromosome 12, Lp3.0, whole genome shotgun sequence genomic region harbors:
- the LOC129272863 gene encoding uncharacterized protein LOC129272863 — MSLGFDKPDVLSCEKCGDYLDDGAHFSYKVNTRMYLCNSCTKGVKVADFPCSSDQKDRYCDDHSERVMLFCNTCKREICMMCGLTSHSSHEKEELEKVRKRRQQEVEEQMKAIKIREKEWLQFQTFFDQRCGGIEQHLHTVERLVENSAEECENEVDNARQLEEQRIRNDARERIQEIERMMESKINCNNIDASNNMKRIQDARITIFNKVSNLRQISEKNMSRMTGEISEKTSLIHAALHDHSVAKGKAASASVAESKTKDLASAQSIPSPTVMKDAFELLSSYANQIVWVYNRREKLGESNLVSDIWTLSQEHTLNHDTLLCSSFGSDTVIYIDVTTECVHTLDLNNGQSRPISQGARNYRDCVSTEKLVLACENVKVGLQYETHLSQLNLQGESSTKTTLVLDHKTDHPNAVYAAVNKKGVIMVAFDGSNSIVKVKDFLDPSGTDLRQGLKGKTIEIKGKKIRGMLHATSGEKFVVATGQAEFSVINEYGTVDATICDKEWGFALCGTDPLEDILYVSYQSEGSEFVRIDEVTLNGTIRRRGVVEYKANGMFSEPIVTKGNLLAIRNGCDIRVYKKTPLTTVLSSIDRSLSF; from the exons ATGTCGCTCGGTTTTGATAAACCTGATGTGCTTAGTTGCGAAAAATGTGGCGACTATCTAGATGATGGCGCCCATTTTTCATATAAAGTCAACACAAGGATGTACCTCTGTAACTCATGTACCAAGGGTGTTAAAGTTGCAGATTTTCCTTGTTCTTCTGATCAAAAGGACCGATATTGCGACGATCACAGTGAAAGGGTAATGCTCTTCTGCAACACATGCAAGCGAGAGATATGTATGATGTGTGGATTAACATCACATTCATCACACGAGAAAGAGGAGCTCGAGAAAGTCAGGAAAAGACGCCAACAAGAAGTCGAGGAACAGATGAAAGCTATCAAGATCAGAGAAAAAGAATGGCTGCAATTCCAAACGTTCTTTGATCAGCGTTGTGGGGGAATTGAACAACATTTACATACCGTCGAGCGACTGGTTGAAAACTCAGCAGAAGAGTGTGAGAACGAAGTAGACAATGCCCGTCAGCTTGAGGAACAAAGAATAAGGAATGATGCACGAGAAAGAATACAAGAAATTGAGAGGATGATGGAATCGAAAATTAATTGCAACAATATCGATGCAAGTAATAACATGAAACGTATTCAAGACGCCAGAATCACTATCTTCAACAAAGTGTCAAATTTGCGACAGATCAGTGAGAAAAATATGTCAAGGATGACTGGTGAGATTAGTGAAAAGACTTCTTTGATTCATGCTGCTCTGCATGATCACTCAGTGGCCAAGGGTAAGGCAGCATCTGCATCGGTCGCTGAAAGTAAAACAAAGGATTTGGCATCTGCTCAGAGCATCCCATCTCCGACCGTGATGAAGGATGCATTCGAACTGCTCAGCTCTTATGCAAATCAAATAGTATGGGTATACAACAGAAGAGAGAAGCTGGGTGAGAGTAATCTCGTTTCTGACATTTGGACATTGAGTCAGGAACACACCCTGAACCACGACACGTTACTATGCTCCTCCTTTGGAAGTGATACAGTAATTTACATCGATGTGACAACGGAGTGCGTCCATACGTTGGATCTGAACAATGGCCAATCACGACCCATATCCCAAGGAGCGCGTAACTACAGGGATTGTGTCTCGACTGAGAAACTTGTATTAGCATGTGAAAACGTAAAGGTAGGGTTGCAATATGAGACACACCTCTCACAACTTAATCTACAAGGGGAATCATCAACCAAGACAACCTTAGTGTTGGATCACAAGACAGATCATCCTAATGCAGTCTACGCAGCAGTGAATAAGAAAGGCGTCATTATGGTTGCTTTTGATGGTTCCAACAGTATCGTCAAAGTCAAAGACTTTTTAGACCCATCTGGGACTGACCTAAGGCAAGGATTAAAAGGAAAGACGATCGAAATAAAGGGTAAGAAGATTAGAGGTATGCTACACGCAACATCTGGCGAGAAGTTCGTCGTTGCCACTGGCCAAGCAGAATTCAGTGTAATCAACGAATACGGTACAGTAGATGCTACAATCTGCGACAAGGAATGGGGCTTTGCTCTTTGTGGAACCGACCCACTTGAAGACATCCTGTATGTGAGCTACCAGTCAGAAGGAAGCGAGTTCGTAAGAATCGATGAGGTTACGCTGAATGGGACCATCAGAAGGAGAGGTGTTGTGGAATACAAAGCAAACG GAATGTTTTCCGAACCAATTGTGACCAAAGGCAACCTACTCGCGATCCGCAACGGCTGCGACATCCGAGTCTACAAGAAGACACCACTCACGACAGTCTTGTCTTCCATCGATAGATCACTATCattctag